The following are encoded in a window of Vigna unguiculata cultivar IT97K-499-35 chromosome 8, ASM411807v1, whole genome shotgun sequence genomic DNA:
- the LOC114193038 gene encoding uncharacterized protein LOC114193038, translating into MINPVFNGTNFKDWKENMEIVLGCMDLDLALRIEKPPSPTDSSTSEERKDYEKWDRSNRISLMIIKRDIPEVFMGARSEEIISAKDFLVEIEKHFARSDKTETSALLQSLISMKYDGKGNVREYIMSMLNIASKLKALKLEMSEDLLIHLILISLPLQFEQFKVSYNRKKEKWSLYELISYCAQEEERLKQEKIESAHSASTSKDKGKRKKTDNFKNEIGKGPLQKKQKQDDKCFFCNKVGHVKKNCTKYHAWCAKKGLS; encoded by the exons ATGATCAATCCAG TCTTCAATGGAACAAATTTTAAGGATTGGAAAGAGAACATGGAGATAGTTCTTGGCTGCATGGATCTTGACCTTGCATTAAGGATTGAGAAACCCCCTTCTCCTACGGATTCAAGTACCTCTGAAGAGAGGAAAGATTATGAGAAATGGGACCGCTCAAATCGCATTAGTCTGATGATCATTAAACGCGACATTCCAGAGGTCTTTATGGGTGCTAGATCTGAGGAAATAATAAGTGCTAAAGATTTTCTTGTTGAGATTGAAAAGCATTTTGCGAGAAGTGATAAGACAGAAACAAGTGCACTTCTCCAGAGCTTGATTTCTATGAAGTACGATGGCAAAGGAAATGTGAGAGAATACATCATGAGCATGTTAAACATTGCTTCAAAACTTAAGGCATTGAAACTTGAGATGTCAGAAGACTTACTCATACACTTAATTTTGATTTCTCTTCCCTTACAGTTCGAACAATTTAAGGTATCTTATAACCGTAAAAAAGAGAAATGGTCTCTTTATGAGCTCATTTCATATTGTGCACAAGAAGAGGAGAGACTGAAGCAAGAAAAGATTGAAAGTGCTCACTCAGCAAGTACCTCTAAAGACAAGGGCAAAAGGAAGAAAACTGACAATTTCAAGAATGAAATTGGTAAGGGCCCactacaaaagaaacaaaaacaagatgataaatgtttcttttgtaataaGGTTGGACATGTAAAGAAGAACTGTACAAAGTATCACGCTTGGTGTGCAAAGAAAG GGTTGTCTTAA